A portion of the Flavobacterium limnophilum genome contains these proteins:
- a CDS encoding type II toxin-antitoxin system RelE/ParE family toxin, with amino-acid sequence MEVFLSDQAEIKLLQLNNYLLYKWNAKVRDEFIEKLTQKINQISTQPESCPQSKNFDGLYKCVVTKQTTFYYRILFDKNEIEVITIFDTRQNPDKLSNEI; translated from the coding sequence ATGGAAGTGTTTTTGTCTGACCAAGCAGAAATAAAACTTTTGCAACTCAATAATTATTTACTTTATAAATGGAACGCAAAAGTTAGAGATGAATTTATAGAAAAACTTACCCAAAAAATAAATCAAATTTCAACACAACCTGAAAGTTGCCCACAATCTAAAAATTTTGATGGTTTGTATAAATGTGTTGTTACTAAACAAACTACGTTTTACTATAGAATTTTGTTTGATAAAAATGAAATTGAGGTTATTACAATATTTGACACAAGGCAAAATCCTGACAAGTTAAGCAATGAAATTTAG
- a CDS encoding RsmD family RNA methyltransferase produces the protein MRIISGKYKGRRIFPPKGLPVRPTTDMSKEALFNVLNNHFSFEGLKILDLFAGTGNISFEFASRGSTPITSVDADFGCVKFIKQVAAEYDFNIAATKSDVFQFLERNKATYDIIFADPPYALDQKTFDKIVLTVFEKEALQEDGMMIIEHSKYTKLDHLAHFSFKKSYGGSIFSFFEIGKSTDEEMDDEKLFSDSEEE, from the coding sequence GTGAGAATCATTTCAGGTAAATATAAAGGAAGACGTATTTTTCCGCCCAAAGGACTTCCAGTTCGCCCCACAACCGATATGTCAAAAGAAGCATTATTCAATGTTTTGAACAATCATTTCAGTTTTGAAGGCTTGAAAATACTGGATTTATTTGCGGGAACCGGAAACATCAGTTTCGAATTTGCCTCTCGTGGCAGCACTCCAATTACCTCAGTCGATGCTGATTTTGGTTGTGTAAAATTCATCAAGCAAGTTGCTGCGGAATACGATTTTAACATTGCCGCAACCAAAAGTGACGTTTTTCAGTTTTTGGAAAGAAACAAAGCCACTTACGACATTATTTTTGCCGATCCTCCTTATGCTTTGGATCAAAAAACCTTTGATAAAATAGTCTTGACCGTTTTCGAAAAAGAAGCACTTCAAGAAGATGGAATGATGATTATCGAACATTCCAAATACACGAAACTCGACCATTTGGCTCATTTTTCGTTCAAGAAAAGTTATGGAGGTTCGATTTTTAGTTTTTTCGAAATTGGAAAATCCACTGACGAAGAAATGGATGATGAAAAGTTGTTTTCGGATTCTGAAGAAGAATAG